The Ferroacidibacillus organovorans genome window below encodes:
- a CDS encoding pyridoxal phosphate-dependent aminotransferase, protein MTHTLSRRAQAISPSPTLSLDTKTKDLIAKGHDVVNLTVGEPDFPTPLAASFAAIRAITEGFTKYTAPAGIVELRRAIAEKLAQENGLTYSPDEIIVSTGAKQSLYNIFVTLLDPGDEVLLPAPYWVSYPEQIRLADGVPVVLETDERSGFKVTPEQVLRAITPRTKAILINSPSNPTGVTYTPEEIDALANVIASTSLYVVSDEIYEQLTYGVTHKSIATVSDEMRKRTLVVNGFSKTFSMTGWRVGYVAGDRKLIQAMSSFQSHTTANPSSISQRAALGALGTFSPQTRETLRERLQFVTRALAELPGLTCAQPNGAFYVFPNASAWFNKAYKKPSGEEIIIRDGDHLGELLLSEALISVVPGSSFGAPNNFRISYATSMPNLEKAMDRLREFSNRIAL, encoded by the coding sequence ATGACGCACACGCTATCGCGACGCGCACAGGCGATTTCTCCATCGCCCACGTTGTCGCTGGATACAAAAACAAAAGATCTGATCGCAAAAGGGCATGACGTCGTCAATCTCACGGTGGGTGAACCAGACTTTCCCACTCCACTTGCCGCATCGTTTGCGGCAATTCGCGCGATTACGGAAGGATTTACAAAGTACACAGCACCTGCGGGAATCGTCGAGTTGCGCAGGGCGATCGCCGAGAAGCTGGCGCAGGAAAATGGTCTCACCTATTCGCCAGATGAAATTATTGTAAGCACGGGCGCAAAACAGTCGCTCTACAACATTTTTGTCACCCTGCTTGACCCGGGTGACGAAGTGCTTTTGCCTGCGCCCTATTGGGTGAGCTATCCAGAACAGATTCGCCTCGCAGACGGCGTTCCTGTCGTTCTTGAAACGGATGAGCGAAGTGGGTTCAAAGTGACGCCGGAACAAGTGTTGCGCGCGATCACACCGCGCACCAAAGCGATTCTGATCAACTCGCCGAGCAATCCGACGGGTGTCACGTACACACCGGAAGAAATCGATGCCCTGGCGAACGTGATCGCTTCAACTTCGCTCTATGTGGTGAGCGATGAGATCTACGAGCAGTTGACGTACGGCGTGACACACAAAAGCATTGCGACGGTGAGCGACGAAATGCGCAAGCGCACACTTGTCGTGAATGGATTCTCAAAAACATTCAGCATGACAGGCTGGCGTGTGGGCTACGTGGCGGGTGATCGCAAATTGATACAAGCCATGTCGAGCTTTCAGTCGCACACAACGGCCAATCCTTCGTCGATCTCTCAGCGCGCAGCGCTCGGGGCGCTTGGCACCTTTTCGCCACAGACGCGCGAGACCCTGCGCGAGCGGCTCCAGTTTGTCACGCGCGCACTCGCAGAGCTCCCCGGTCTCACGTGCGCACAGCCCAATGGCGCGTTCTACGTGTTTCCTAACGCGTCCGCATGGTTCAATAAAGCATACAAAAAACCATCAGGCGAAGAAATCATCATTCGCGACGGCGATCACCTCGGAGAACTGCTCTTGTCTGAAGCGTTAATCTCGGTTGTGCCCGGTTCAAGCTTTGGCGCGCCAAATAATTTCAGAATTTCTTACGCGACATCCATGCCGAATTTGGAAAAAGCGATGGACCGTTTGCGCGAGTTTTCCAATCGTATCGCACTCTGA